From a single Shewanella denitrificans OS217 genomic region:
- the atpA gene encoding F0F1 ATP synthase subunit alpha: MQLNSTEISDLIKQRIEQFEVVSEARNEGTIVAVSDGIIRINGLADVMQGEMIELPGNRYAIALNLERDSVGAVVMGSYAGLAEGVKVKTTGRILEVPVGRGLLGRVLNTLGEPIDGKGPVDNDGYSPIEVIAPGVIERQSVDEPVQTGYKTVDSMIPIGRGQRELVIGDRQTGKTALAIDAIINQKESGIKCVYVAIGQKASTIANVVRKLEEHGALANTIVVVATASEAAALQYLAPYSGCSMGEYFRDRGEDALIVYDDLSKQAVAYRQISLLLKRPPGREAYPGDVFYLHSRLLERASRVNANYVEKFTKGAVTGKTGSLTALPIIETQAGDVSAFVPTNVISITDGQIFLETDLFNSGLRPAVNPGISVSRVGGAAQTKIIKKLSGGIRTALAQYRELAAFSQFASDLDDATRAQLEHGERVTELMKQKQYAPMSVAAQAVVIYAAEKGYLKSVALNKVGHFEAALLSFMNSEYAALMTNINATGDYNADIEGEIKAALDKFVATQTW; encoded by the coding sequence ATGCAACTGAATTCCACTGAAATCAGCGATCTGATTAAGCAGCGGATCGAGCAGTTCGAAGTCGTTAGTGAAGCTCGCAACGAAGGTACTATCGTTGCAGTAAGTGACGGCATCATCCGCATCAACGGCCTAGCCGATGTAATGCAAGGTGAAATGATCGAACTGCCTGGTAACCGTTATGCCATCGCGTTGAACTTAGAACGTGATAGCGTCGGTGCCGTAGTAATGGGCTCGTATGCCGGTTTGGCAGAGGGCGTAAAAGTTAAGACTACAGGTCGTATTCTGGAAGTTCCAGTTGGCCGTGGTCTGTTAGGTCGCGTACTTAACACTCTAGGTGAGCCTATTGATGGAAAAGGACCTGTCGACAACGACGGTTATTCTCCAATCGAAGTAATTGCTCCTGGTGTTATTGAGCGTCAATCAGTTGATGAACCAGTGCAAACTGGTTATAAGACTGTTGACTCCATGATCCCTATCGGTCGTGGCCAACGTGAATTAGTGATTGGCGATCGTCAGACTGGTAAAACAGCACTGGCCATCGATGCCATCATCAACCAGAAAGAATCAGGCATTAAGTGTGTCTATGTTGCCATTGGTCAGAAAGCTTCTACCATAGCAAACGTAGTACGCAAACTAGAAGAGCACGGCGCGCTGGCTAACACCATCGTTGTTGTTGCTACTGCTTCTGAAGCAGCTGCATTGCAGTACCTAGCACCATATTCTGGTTGTTCTATGGGTGAATACTTCCGTGACCGCGGTGAAGATGCACTAATAGTTTATGATGATTTGTCTAAGCAAGCAGTTGCTTACCGTCAAATTTCATTGCTACTTAAGCGTCCACCAGGCCGTGAAGCTTACCCAGGCGATGTTTTCTATCTACACTCACGTTTACTTGAGCGTGCTTCACGCGTAAACGCGAACTATGTAGAAAAGTTTACCAAGGGTGCAGTAACAGGTAAAACCGGTTCTTTGACCGCGCTACCTATTATTGAAACTCAAGCGGGTGACGTGTCTGCATTCGTACCGACCAACGTAATTTCTATTACAGATGGTCAGATCTTCCTTGAGACTGACTTGTTTAACTCAGGACTACGTCCTGCGGTTAACCCAGGTATTTCTGTTTCTCGTGTTGGTGGTGCGGCTCAGACTAAGATCATCAAGAAACTGTCTGGCGGTATTCGTACTGCACTAGCACAGTATCGAGAGCTTGCTGCGTTCTCACAGTTTGCATCAGATCTTGACGATGCAACGCGTGCTCAATTAGAGCATGGTGAGCGTGTTACCGAACTTATGAAACAGAAGCAATATGCTCCAATGAGCGTAGCGGCACAGGCTGTGGTTATTTACGCAGCTGAAAAAGGCTACCTCAAGAGTGTTGCGCTGAATAAAGTCGGTCACTTCGAAGCCGCTCTGCTCTCGTTCATGAACAGCGAGTACGCTGCCCTGATGACTAACATCAACGCTACCGGTGATTACAATGCCGATATCGAAGGTGAAATCAAGGCTGCTCTCGACAAGTTCGTGGCGACCCAAACCTGGTAA
- the atpH gene encoding F0F1 ATP synthase subunit delta, translated as MAELTTIARPYAKAAFDFAIENNAVDSWAEMLNFAALVSENESMKPLLTGGLASGKLAALFISVCGEQVNTQGQNLIKVMAENGRLEVLAAVSELFTGYRNEWAKEVEASVVSAIELSSEQQQQVSVSLEKRLARKVKLNCSTDTTLIAGMIIRAGDLVIDGSVSGQLARLSDKLQS; from the coding sequence ATGGCTGAATTAACCACCATCGCTCGCCCTTACGCAAAGGCAGCTTTTGATTTTGCGATTGAAAATAATGCCGTCGATAGCTGGGCCGAAATGCTCAACTTCGCCGCATTGGTAAGTGAAAACGAATCAATGAAGCCATTATTAACTGGCGGTTTAGCCAGTGGCAAACTTGCAGCACTGTTTATCAGTGTGTGCGGTGAGCAAGTCAATACGCAAGGTCAAAACCTGATAAAGGTAATGGCTGAAAACGGTCGCTTAGAGGTACTAGCTGCTGTATCTGAGTTATTTACTGGATACCGCAATGAGTGGGCAAAAGAAGTTGAGGCCTCAGTGGTTTCAGCGATTGAGCTTAGCTCTGAGCAACAACAGCAAGTTAGTGTTTCTTTAGAGAAACGTCTCGCACGCAAAGTAAAGCTGAATTGCAGCACGGATACCACGCTAATCGCGGGTATGATCATTAGAGCAGGCGACTTAGTCATAGATGGCTCAGTCAGCGGTCAGTTGGCCCGCCTCTCTGATAAGCTGCAATCGTAA
- the atpF gene encoding F0F1 ATP synthase subunit B, translating to MNFNATLIGQSVAFLIFVWFCMKFVWPPLMNAIEERQKRIADGLADADRAVKDLELARSKATDQLKEAKATANEIIEQANKRKAQIVDEAKAEADAERAKIIAQGKAEIEAERNRVKEDLRKQVATLAILGAEKILERSIDPAAHSDIVNKLVAEI from the coding sequence GTGAATTTCAACGCTACCCTAATCGGACAGTCGGTCGCCTTTTTAATCTTCGTGTGGTTCTGCATGAAGTTTGTATGGCCCCCTTTGATGAATGCCATCGAAGAACGCCAAAAAAGGATTGCTGATGGATTGGCTGATGCCGATCGTGCAGTAAAAGACCTAGAGTTGGCTCGCTCAAAAGCGACTGATCAACTAAAAGAAGCCAAAGCGACGGCTAACGAAATTATTGAGCAAGCTAACAAGCGCAAAGCTCAAATCGTTGACGAAGCTAAAGCTGAAGCAGACGCTGAGCGTGCAAAAATTATCGCTCAGGGTAAAGCAGAAATTGAAGCCGAACGTAATCGCGTGAAAGAAGATCTGCGCAAGCAAGTTGCTACTCTTGCCATTCTTGGTGCAGAGAAGATTCTTGAGCGTTCGATTGATCCAGCCGCCCACAGTGACATAGTTAATAAACTTGTTGCTGAAATTTGA
- the atpE gene encoding F0F1 ATP synthase subunit C — protein sequence METILGMTAIAVALLIGMGALGTAIGFGLLGGKFLEGAARQPEMAPMLQVKMFIVAGLLDAVTMIGVGIALYMLFTNPLGAML from the coding sequence ATGGAAACGATTTTAGGCATGACAGCTATCGCTGTTGCTTTGCTGATTGGTATGGGTGCGTTAGGTACTGCAATCGGTTTCGGCTTACTAGGTGGCAAGTTCTTGGAAGGCGCTGCGCGTCAACCAGAAATGGCTCCTATGCTACAAGTTAAAATGTTCATCGTTGCTGGTCTTCTAGACGCTGTAACCATGATCGGTGTTGGTATTGCGTTATACATGCTATTTACCAACCCACTGGGTGCAATGCTATAA
- the atpB gene encoding F0F1 ATP synthase subunit A encodes MAATGDALTPQGYIQHHLTNLSVGEGFWTWHIDSLLFSVGLGVLFLWIFRSVGKKATTGVPGKLQCLIEMIVEFVDASVKETFHGRNPVIAPLALTIFVWVFMMNFMDMIPVDWLPSLALLAGVEYLKVVPTTDVNITFSLAIGVFVLIIYYSIKVKGVSGFVKELTLQPFNHWAMIPVNLLLESVTLIAKPISLALRLFGNLYAGELIFILIALMYSANWAMATLGVGLQLGWLIFHILVITLQAFIFMMLTIVYLSMAHEDH; translated from the coding sequence ATGGCTGCAACTGGTGACGCGTTAACACCGCAGGGCTATATCCAGCACCACCTTACTAACCTATCGGTTGGTGAAGGCTTTTGGACATGGCACATTGATTCGTTGCTCTTTTCGGTTGGTCTTGGCGTATTGTTCCTGTGGATTTTCCGCAGCGTTGGTAAGAAAGCGACTACCGGTGTTCCTGGTAAACTTCAATGTTTAATCGAGATGATCGTTGAGTTCGTTGATGCTAGCGTTAAAGAAACCTTCCATGGCCGCAATCCTGTGATTGCACCTTTAGCTCTGACAATTTTCGTTTGGGTATTCATGATGAACTTCATGGATATGATCCCAGTAGATTGGTTACCTTCTCTAGCATTACTTGCTGGCGTAGAGTACCTAAAAGTTGTTCCGACTACTGACGTTAACATTACCTTCAGCTTAGCTATAGGTGTGTTTGTGCTGATTATTTACTACAGCATTAAAGTCAAAGGTGTGTCTGGTTTTGTGAAAGAACTGACGCTACAGCCCTTTAACCATTGGGCAATGATACCCGTCAACCTCTTGTTAGAATCTGTTACCTTGATTGCAAAACCAATTTCATTGGCATTGCGTCTGTTTGGTAACTTATACGCAGGTGAGTTGATCTTCATTCTTATTGCGCTTATGTATAGTGCTAATTGGGCGATGGCTACTCTAGGTGTAGGTTTACAACTAGGTTGGTTAATTTTCCACATATTAGTCATTACGCTACAAGCATTTATTTTCATGATGTTAACCATTGTTTATTTAAGCATGGCTCATGAAGATCATTAA
- a CDS encoding ATP synthase subunit I: MSKVLARRGRWSAYKLVMTQAAVAGSVSIVFFAVWGVQFGYSALAGGSIAVLPNFVFATLAFSHMGASSSAKVIKTFYWGEAVKLLLTIAMFSLAFIKLEVVFMPLFVCYTLALIVHWTAPLYFKQS, from the coding sequence TTGAGCAAAGTTTTAGCACGTCGTGGCCGTTGGTCAGCCTACAAGTTAGTGATGACGCAGGCGGCGGTGGCTGGAAGTGTTTCGATAGTCTTTTTCGCCGTGTGGGGAGTTCAGTTTGGCTACTCTGCTTTGGCAGGTGGTTCAATTGCTGTACTCCCTAATTTTGTATTCGCAACCCTGGCCTTCTCTCATATGGGAGCAAGTTCATCGGCAAAAGTCATTAAGACTTTTTACTGGGGGGAAGCGGTAAAGTTGCTGTTAACCATTGCGATGTTCTCACTGGCGTTTATCAAGTTAGAGGTGGTGTTTATGCCGCTTTTTGTTTGTTACACACTGGCGTTAATCGTGCATTGGACGGCTCCTTTATACTTCAAGCAAAGTTAA
- a CDS encoding ParB/RepB/Spo0J family partition protein, translating to MTLKKRGLGKGLDALLSHSNAASRKTEQQEQANTDAMDGKLIELDLDLLQPGKYQPRRDMSPEALEELAESIRSQGVIQPIVVRQVGSGQYEIIAGERRWRAAQLAQLNKIPCLVKQVADEAAVAIALIENIQREDLNAMEEAVALNRLLEEFELTHQQVADAVGKSRASVSNLLRLNSLNEPVKRLLENGDIDMGHARALLAIEGDEQTELARLVASKEMTVRETERLVNKALLPAKTAESKEKDHDVSRLEQSLVERLGAKVSINHSAKGTGKIVINYQNLGELDGILAKIG from the coding sequence ATGACGTTAAAAAAACGCGGTTTAGGCAAAGGTTTAGACGCATTACTCAGCCACAGCAATGCGGCGAGTCGTAAAACAGAACAACAAGAACAAGCCAACACTGACGCTATGGATGGCAAGCTTATCGAGTTAGATTTGGATTTACTGCAGCCTGGTAAGTATCAGCCACGCCGCGATATGTCGCCCGAAGCCCTAGAAGAGCTTGCTGAGTCAATTCGCTCTCAGGGGGTTATCCAGCCAATCGTGGTGCGTCAGGTCGGTAGCGGTCAATATGAGATTATTGCCGGTGAACGTCGCTGGCGTGCAGCGCAATTGGCCCAATTAAATAAAATTCCTTGTTTGGTTAAGCAAGTCGCCGATGAGGCTGCTGTCGCTATCGCCCTGATTGAGAATATCCAGCGTGAAGATCTTAATGCCATGGAAGAAGCCGTGGCATTAAATCGACTGCTGGAAGAATTTGAGCTCACTCATCAACAAGTGGCCGACGCCGTGGGTAAATCACGGGCAAGTGTCTCTAACTTGCTGCGTTTGAACAGCTTAAACGAGCCGGTAAAGCGTTTGTTGGAGAACGGTGATATAGACATGGGCCATGCTCGTGCTTTATTGGCCATAGAAGGTGATGAGCAAACTGAACTGGCCCGTTTAGTGGCGTCGAAGGAAATGACTGTTCGCGAAACCGAACGTTTAGTCAATAAAGCCCTTTTGCCGGCAAAAACGGCAGAATCTAAAGAAAAAGATCATGATGTTAGTCGTCTAGAGCAAAGCTTAGTTGAGCGATTAGGCGCTAAAGTGTCTATCAATCATAGCGCTAAAGGAACGGGTAAGATTGTTATCAATTATCAAAACTTAGGCGAACTCGATGGCATTCTTGCCAAAATAGGTTAA
- a CDS encoding ParA family protein, with protein MGKIIAVANQKGGVGKTTTCVNLAASLAATKRKVLLIDLDPQGNATMGSGVDKYGVEHTAYELLVEEKSFDEIVVKNTIGKYDLIAGNGDVTAAEIKLMEFYAREIRLRNALAPIKDQYDYIFIDCPPSLNMLTVNAMSAADSVLVPMQCEYYALEGLTALIDTISKLATMVNPGLTIEGILRTMYDPRNRLSNDVSDQLKQHFGDKVYRTVIPRNIRLAEAPSFGAPAMYYDKTSAGAKAYLALAGEIIRRAEQTSIKQA; from the coding sequence GTGGGTAAAATCATTGCCGTAGCTAATCAGAAAGGTGGAGTTGGAAAAACAACAACTTGTGTCAACCTAGCCGCGTCTTTGGCTGCAACAAAACGTAAAGTCTTGTTGATCGATCTCGATCCCCAAGGTAATGCCACCATGGGCAGTGGCGTCGATAAATATGGCGTCGAGCATACTGCCTACGAGTTATTGGTCGAAGAAAAGTCGTTCGATGAGATAGTGGTTAAAAATACCATAGGTAAATACGATCTTATCGCAGGTAATGGTGATGTTACCGCTGCAGAAATTAAGCTAATGGAATTCTACGCGAGAGAAATCCGTTTACGTAATGCCCTAGCCCCCATTAAAGACCAATACGATTATATTTTTATCGATTGTCCGCCCTCATTGAACATGCTCACGGTCAACGCCATGTCGGCGGCAGACTCTGTGCTTGTGCCTATGCAGTGTGAGTACTATGCCCTCGAAGGATTGACCGCACTGATAGACACTATTTCCAAATTAGCCACCATGGTTAACCCAGGTTTAACCATAGAAGGCATTTTACGCACCATGTACGATCCCCGTAACCGCTTGTCTAATGATGTTTCAGATCAGTTGAAACAACATTTCGGAGATAAGGTGTATCGTACTGTAATTCCACGAAATATCCGTTTAGCTGAAGCCCCTAGTTTTGGTGCGCCTGCCATGTATTACGATAAAACCAGTGCAGGAGCTAAAGCCTATTTAGCCCTAGCCGGTGAAATTATCCGCCGCGCAGAGCAAACCAGTATTAAACAGGCGTAA
- the rsmG gene encoding 16S rRNA (guanine(527)-N(7))-methyltransferase RsmG → MLSSQLSAYLAEMNLSATEQQQGQLVGFVEMLNKWNKAYNLTSVRSPEQMLIRHVMDSLTVSPYLSGKRFIDVGTGPGLPGIPLAIMNPDKEFVLLDSLGKRIRFQKQVQFELKINNISSVESRVEAFQPEIKFDGVLSRAFASVQDMLTWCHHLPHNEGIFYALKGQLNQVELEAIPEGFELLETIVLQVPQLDEQRHLLKLRKKLG, encoded by the coding sequence GTGTTATCTTCCCAACTCAGTGCGTATTTAGCTGAAATGAACCTATCGGCCACTGAGCAACAACAAGGCCAATTGGTTGGTTTTGTTGAAATGCTAAATAAATGGAACAAGGCCTATAACCTCACCTCGGTTCGTTCACCTGAGCAGATGTTAATTCGTCATGTGATGGACAGTTTGACCGTTTCTCCTTATCTTAGCGGTAAGCGATTTATCGATGTTGGCACCGGACCTGGTTTGCCTGGGATCCCACTTGCTATCATGAATCCAGATAAAGAGTTTGTACTGCTCGATAGCTTAGGTAAGAGAATACGTTTTCAAAAGCAAGTGCAGTTTGAGCTTAAAATTAACAATATCAGTTCAGTAGAAAGCCGAGTGGAGGCTTTTCAGCCCGAGATTAAATTTGACGGCGTACTGAGTAGAGCCTTTGCATCTGTGCAAGATATGTTAACTTGGTGTCATCACCTTCCACACAACGAAGGGATTTTCTACGCCTTAAAAGGGCAATTAAACCAAGTTGAGCTTGAAGCTATCCCTGAAGGATTTGAGCTGCTAGAAACCATAGTACTGCAAGTGCCCCAATTAGATGAACAGCGTCATTTGCTGAAACTGAGAAAAAAACTCGGTTAG
- the mnmG gene encoding tRNA uridine-5-carboxymethylaminomethyl(34) synthesis enzyme MnmG, whose amino-acid sequence MHFHERFDVIVVGGGHAGTEAALASARMGSKTLLLTHNIDTLGQMSCNPAIGGIGKGHLVKEIDALGGAMAIATDFAGIQFRTLNSSKGPAVRATRAQADRALYRQKIQQILQSQPNLRIFQQAVDDLVVENNQVVGVVTQMGLAFESPTVVLTTGTFLSGKIHIGMQNYSGGRAGDPPAIALANRLRELPIRVGRLKTGTPPRIDANSIDFSQMTEQKGDTPLPVMSFVGNVDQHPRQISCHITHTNEKTHDIIRGGLDRSPMYSGVIEGIGPRYCPSIEDKIHRFADKTSHQIFIEPEGLSTNEIYPNGISTSLPFDVQLNLVRSIKGMENAEIIRPGYAIEYDYFDPRDLKNSLETKTINGLFFAGQINGTTGYEEAGAQGLLAGMNASLQVQGKETWCPRRDQAYLGVLVDDLSTLGTKEPYRMFTSRAEYRLLLREDNADLRLTEKGRELGLVNDDRWAKFTEKRESIELELQRLRGQWIHPNSPLLGVLNPELNTPISREASFEDLLRRPEMDYQKLMSLEGFGPGLEDPSAAEQVQIQVKYSGYIQRQQDEIDKAIRHENSLLPLDLDYQEVPGLSNEVIAKLNNHKPDTIGQASRISGITPAAISILLVHLKKRGLLRKTA is encoded by the coding sequence ATGCATTTTCACGAAAGGTTTGATGTTATTGTTGTAGGTGGTGGTCATGCCGGAACTGAAGCGGCATTAGCGTCTGCAAGAATGGGTTCGAAAACGTTACTGCTCACTCACAACATAGATACGTTAGGGCAAATGTCTTGTAACCCAGCGATCGGTGGGATTGGTAAGGGCCATTTAGTCAAAGAGATCGATGCTTTAGGTGGTGCTATGGCAATAGCCACTGATTTCGCAGGCATACAATTTAGAACCTTAAATTCGAGCAAAGGCCCAGCAGTGCGTGCAACCCGGGCACAAGCGGATCGCGCCTTGTATCGTCAAAAAATCCAGCAAATTTTACAAAGCCAACCAAACTTACGTATTTTCCAACAAGCCGTTGATGACTTAGTTGTTGAAAATAATCAAGTGGTTGGTGTGGTAACCCAAATGGGATTGGCCTTTGAATCACCAACGGTAGTGTTAACCACAGGCACGTTCTTAAGCGGTAAAATTCATATTGGCATGCAAAACTACAGTGGCGGCCGTGCTGGCGATCCACCGGCAATTGCTTTAGCCAATCGACTACGTGAATTGCCTATTCGTGTTGGACGCTTAAAAACCGGTACACCACCTCGAATCGATGCCAACAGCATAGATTTCTCACAAATGACTGAGCAAAAAGGCGATACTCCTTTGCCTGTGATGTCGTTCGTTGGCAATGTAGATCAACATCCGCGACAAATTTCGTGTCACATCACCCATACCAACGAGAAAACTCACGATATCATTCGTGGTGGACTAGACAGAAGTCCTATGTATTCAGGGGTTATTGAAGGTATTGGTCCAAGATACTGTCCATCAATTGAAGATAAAATCCATCGCTTCGCCGATAAGACTTCTCATCAAATATTTATCGAACCTGAAGGCTTAAGCACCAACGAAATCTACCCTAATGGTATTTCGACTAGCTTGCCATTTGATGTGCAATTGAATTTAGTCCGTTCAATCAAAGGCATGGAAAACGCTGAGATTATTCGCCCAGGCTATGCCATTGAATACGATTATTTTGATCCTAGAGATCTTAAAAACTCGTTAGAAACCAAAACCATTAATGGTTTGTTCTTTGCAGGACAAATTAACGGCACCACGGGCTATGAAGAAGCCGGTGCTCAAGGTTTATTAGCCGGTATGAATGCCTCCTTGCAAGTGCAAGGCAAAGAGACTTGGTGTCCACGTCGGGATCAAGCCTATTTAGGGGTATTGGTTGACGATCTATCCACCCTAGGGACTAAAGAACCCTACCGCATGTTCACCAGCCGCGCCGAGTACCGTTTGCTGTTACGTGAAGATAATGCTGATTTACGATTAACTGAAAAAGGCCGCGAACTTGGCTTAGTCAATGATGATCGCTGGGCTAAATTTACCGAAAAGCGAGAGTCTATTGAACTTGAGCTACAACGTTTACGTGGTCAGTGGATCCACCCCAACTCACCTTTACTTGGAGTATTAAATCCTGAATTAAATACCCCTATTTCTCGTGAAGCATCTTTTGAAGACTTATTACGTCGTCCTGAAATGGACTATCAGAAATTAATGTCGTTAGAAGGATTTGGTCCGGGTCTTGAAGATCCTAGTGCAGCAGAGCAAGTGCAGATACAGGTTAAATATTCAGGTTATATTCAGCGTCAACAAGATGAAATTGATAAGGCTATTCGCCATGAAAACTCCTTGTTGCCGCTCGATCTGGATTATCAAGAAGTCCCAGGGCTCTCTAATGAAGTGATAGCAAAATTGAATAACCACAAGCCAGATACCATAGGCCAAGCATCACGGATCTCGGGTATTACCCCAGCGGCAATTTCAATTTTACTAGTTCACCTTAAAAAGCGCGGTTTGCTACGCAAAACTGCTTAA
- the mioC gene encoding FMN-binding protein MioC — MANIALIVGTTLGGTEYVADDMAAQLTEIGHQVEVLMQADLLQLSADSLWIIVSSTHGAGELPDNIQPFYEQLMASDRDLSGLKFALCAIGDSSYDTFCQGPEKIIDQLKHLGGDPFVDKIQIDIQSTPVPEEPALAWLAQWQDQLT; from the coding sequence ATGGCAAATATAGCCTTAATAGTAGGCACGACCTTAGGCGGAACAGAGTATGTTGCCGATGATATGGCAGCACAATTGACGGAAATAGGCCACCAAGTAGAGGTATTAATGCAGGCAGATCTGCTGCAATTATCAGCAGATTCTCTATGGATAATTGTCAGTTCAACCCATGGAGCAGGTGAATTACCGGACAATATTCAGCCTTTTTATGAGCAATTAATGGCAAGTGATCGCGATCTTAGCGGCTTGAAATTTGCCTTATGTGCCATTGGCGACTCAAGCTATGATACTTTTTGCCAAGGTCCTGAAAAAATAATAGATCAGCTAAAACACTTAGGTGGCGATCCCTTTGTGGATAAGATCCAAATAGACATCCAGTCCACCCCCGTGCCTGAAGAGCCAGCGCTTGCTTGGTTAGCCCAATGGCAAGATCAATTAACTTAA
- a CDS encoding alanine:cation symporter family protein: MCIVASVILGGIKRIATVATKVMAHGSAKTNEPVKEGLVAVLGPAIDTLLVCTATAFIILISGVWQGTEAEGVNLSAQAFDITMPGVGPYLLILCVVFFSISTIFTQAFYGGQCFAFLFGRKRIRLYQYFYLLAILFAATATVSEIINIIDGAYALMAIPTMTSALLLAPKVRAAAKDYFARLK; encoded by the coding sequence ATGTGTATCGTTGCCAGTGTGATTTTAGGCGGAATTAAACGTATTGCCACGGTCGCTACTAAGGTGATGGCCCATGGCAGTGCGAAAACCAATGAGCCTGTAAAAGAAGGTTTAGTGGCTGTGTTAGGACCTGCAATCGATACCTTATTGGTGTGCACGGCGACGGCATTTATTATCTTGATTTCAGGGGTTTGGCAAGGAACAGAAGCTGAAGGGGTGAATCTTTCGGCGCAAGCTTTTGATATCACTATGCCAGGTGTTGGGCCTTATTTACTGATTTTATGTGTGGTTTTTTTCAGTATCAGCACCATATTTACTCAGGCATTTTATGGGGGCCAGTGTTTCGCCTTCTTGTTTGGTCGCAAGCGCATTCGCTTGTATCAATACTTCTATTTGCTGGCTATTTTGTTCGCTGCAACGGCAACCGTGAGTGAGATTATTAATATTATCGATGGCGCTTATGCCTTGATGGCCATACCAACCATGACATCTGCTTTGTTGTTAGCGCCTAAGGTGAGGGCGGCGGCAAAGGATTACTTTGCTCGCCTAAAATAG